The DNA region GCGCCTTGACGGCGCCGGTTATCCCCGGGGGCTCAAAGGGGAGGAAATCTCGCTGGAGGCGCAGATAATTTCCGTCGCCGACGTCGTCGAAGCCATGAGTTCTCATCGCCCCTACCGACCTGGCCTCGGTATTGACGCCGCCCTGGAGGAAATCAAAAAGAACAGGGGCATCCTCTACGATCCGGCCGCTGTGGATGCATGTCTGCGGCTTTTCCTGGAGAAGGGATTCACTTTTTCATAAAAGAAGTGGTTAGAGGAGGGCCAAAATCATGTATAGATCCTGGCAGGAAGGGATAAATCGAATCCTCGGTCTGGTTCTTGAACCTGTCCCGTTTGACGAGAAGCTGAAGCGCATTACCGATGGCGTCGTTGAGACTTTCGGCGCAGATTTCTGCCGGATCTGGATTATCGGGAAAGGAGACCTGTGCAGCGCCGGCTGCATGCATGCCGAAGCCTTGGAAGAGCCGCATGTCTGCCGGTATCGCGACAAGTGCCTGTACCTGAAAGCCAGTTCGGGCAGATACACCCATATTGACGGGAAAGTCCACCGGCGCGTCCCGTTCGGCACCTACAAGATCGGGCGCATCGCATCCGGGGAAGAGATAAGATTCCTGACAAACAATGTCCAGCGCGATCCACGTGTCCATGATAATGAATGGGCAAAAAACCTCGGACTGGTGGCGTTTGCCGGCTACCAGCTGCGACCTCAGGATGGTGAGACCCTCGGGGTGCTGGCCCTCTTTGCGAAGTTCGAGATCTCTCCGGATATGGACGCCACTCTTGAGGGGCTGAGCGAGGCCATTGCCCTTGTCATCCAGAAGGATATCGCGGAACGGGCGCTGGCAGAGAGTGAGTGGGCGCTTATTCAAATCAAAAAGGCCGTAGAAAGCTCCGGTGAGGCCATTGGCATGGCAAATCCTCAGGGGAGCCATTTCTACCAGAACAAAGCCTTTCTTGACCTGTTTGAATATTCGGTCGAAGAGCTCAACAAACCGTTAGAACCCATCGTTACGTATGCAGATCCTGAGGTGGGACGCGAGGTCTTCGAGACCATTATGCAGGGCTCCCCCTGGGTGGGCGAGACCATAATGGTAGCCAAGGGTGGGCGGCGATTCCCGGTTTTTTTGCGGGCAGATGCGGTCAAGGATGACAATGGCAATATTATTGGCTTAATTGGTATTCACACAGACATCACAGAGCGTAAGCAGGCGGAGGAAGCACTGCAGAAGAGCGAAGAAAAATACCGATATTTGGTAGATAATATGAATGACGGAATCTACATTATTGATGAAAAAGGCACTATTCTATTTGCCAACAATGCATTGGCGAGTATTCATGGTTTTGATAGTCCTGATAAATTATTGAATAAATGTTTTATAGAATTCGTAGAGCCATCGGCAAGAAAAGAAATATTGAAGAGCTATAAAAACGGAATACAATCCGGGAAGATGTTTAATGAGATCGAGATACCTATTATAAGTGTAGATGGCTCTATGGTGTATGTTCTTATCAGACCATTTATTATTCGCGATGGGGAACGAATTACTAGCACGGGTGGAATTGTTCGGGATATCACCGAGCGCAGACGGGCGGAGGAGGCACTGCACCGCTCGGAGACGAAGTTCCGTACGCTCTACGATTCGTCCAGCGACGCGGTGATGTTGCTGGACGAGAAGGGCTTTTTCGACTGCAACAAGGCGACCCTGGCGATCTTCGGCTGCGCGACCCAGGAGGAGTTTTCCTCGAAACACCCCGCCATTTTGTCACCGCCGCAACAGCCGTGCGGCACGGATTCCATGGTGCTGGCCAACCAGATGATTGCGACGGCGATGGAAAAGGGCAGCATTCGCTTTGAGTGGACGCACAAGAGAAACGACACCGGCGAGACCTTTCCCGCCGAGGTGCTGCTCACTGCCATGGAACTGGATGGCAAACAGGTTGTTCAGGCGGTTGTCCGCGACATCACTGAGCGCAAACACACCGAAGATCGGATTCAGTACCTCGCCACACACGACGTCCTGACAGGACTGCCCAACCGCTCGATGTTCAGCCAACTGCTAAATCATGCCATTCAGGCGGCGCAGCGTTATCAGCGTCAGTTTGCCGTGTTGTTCATCGACTTGGATCGCTTCAAGATTATTAATGATACCTTGGGGCACGAGGCAGGAGATCAACTGCTGCAAGAAATCGCCACGCGGTTGAAGCAGCCGCTGCGGGCAGTTGATATTGTCGGTCGTCTGGGAGGCGATGAATTCATTATACTGATCGAAGAAGTGAATGAGTTGAGTCAAGTCACAATCGTAGCCAACAAGATCCTTACCAGCATTATTAAACCCATAACTCTTATGGGGCAAAAATGCCGTATAACGGCGAGCATCGGCATCTGCATGTACCCGAAGGATGCCGAAGATGAGCAATCCCTGATGAAAAATGCCGATATAGCCATGTATCTTGCCAAAGAGGAAGGCAAGAACAATTACCAATTCTACTCTGAAGATATTCAATCAAAATCGTTAGAACGTCTATCGATCGAAACAAACCTGCGCTTTGCCCTTGAGCGCAATGAGCTCTCTTTGCATTATCAGGCAAAAGTTGACTTCAAAACGAACGCGATCACTGGCGTAGAGGCGCTCCTTCGCTGGCAGAATCCATATCTTGGTTCGGTAACCCCCACGCAATTCATTCCCGTGGCCGAAGAAACAGGTCTGATCATGTCCATGGGCCGATGGGTATTGAAGACCGCGTGTGCCCAAAATGTCGCCTGGCAACAGCAGGGTCTTCCCGCTGTCTGCATGGCGGTAAATTTGTCACTGCGGCAACTCACGGATGACAATCTGATAAATGATATCGGGGCAGCTTTGAAAGATTCCGGCATGGCGCCAAACCTGCTGGAACTCGAAATTACCGAAAGCATGGTGATGCATAATCCTGCGCACATGATTTCTGTGTTGGCTAAAATCAAAAGCATGGGCGTGCGGCTGGCCATTGACGATTTCGGCACCGGATACTCTTCTCTTGCCCAAATCAAGCACTTCCCCATCGATACGCTCAAGGTGGACAGATCCTTCATCCGCAACATCCCGAAAGACGCTGAAGACAGGGCGATCACCGAGGCGATTATAGCTATGGGCAAAACCCTAAGTCTTACCGTCGTGGCCGAAGGTGTAGAAACGGTAGAACAAATGAACTTCTTAAAGGAACACTCCTGTGACGAGATGCAGGGTTACTACTTCAGTAAACCTATTGTGCCGGAACAGTTTGCCGATTTGCTGCGGAAACATGCCCCCTCTCCACTGAAGTGAATCTGAACAGCACAGACGATACTTATGCGGCGTTTCTGCATTTGATTTTTGATTGACAGGGCAAATTTTAATAATCGCCATGTATCAAGCCAAGCAAGCGGGGCAAGCCCGATACCAGCTCTATAAAAAGGCCTGTAGATGCGATACTAATCGCATCTACCTATTCAAATGCGAAAGAAATCAGTCAATTCATCAAGTGAGTTTCTGGTATAATACGACTTTTAAGGGCTTTTTATTTCCATAAAATATCTTCAATAATCTTGATTCTGAGGTTTCTTTTTGAAACCCGGTGGACCCTCACTAATTCTTTGAGATACGCAAAACAGCCATCAAGAGAGTTTGTCGTATATGGAAAACAATGTAACGATTGCAACAATGTCCCGCTGTCTTTACATTTTTCAGCTAAAGAAATGATTCAGGAACAAAGATAGACATGAATTGTACAGAAAGGCGACGCCAGATGGATGTCATCGGATCATGGGTATACACAACTTCCTTTCCATTTTCCTCTGTTTTCCATATCAGACTGGAATTATCGGATAGGGTTACTTTATAGCTGTATTGCGGCAATGACCCGTTTTCAAAAAATTTCCTTGCCTGCTCGGCAATCTCGGGGCTTTCTACATAAATGCCGATTTCTGTATTTGTCTGTTTTGACCTGGCATCAAGGTTCCTGGAGCCCACAAAAACAGACTTTCCATCAAAGATGTAAATTTTTGCGTGAAGGCTTCCCCGGGACGAGCCGATGAATCTTCTCCTTCCCTCCTTCTCTTTATCTCCGGTTTCAGGCTTCATCTCATAGATTTCAACACCCTTTTCGAGCAAACTCTTACGATACCTCGCATAACCGGAATGGACCGACACTACATCCGTAGAAGCGAGGGAATTTGTTCCAATCCTGACCTGGATACCGCTTTCCTGCAATTTGCCATAGAATTCAACACCTGTCTTTCCGGGAACAAAATAAGGAGATATGAGGATCACTTCCGATTTTACATCTTTTATAAGGGAAAACAATTGCGTTCCAAGATAAACGGCAGAATTCGTGTGGTCATCATCGGTAATCTTTTCGGGCAGGTCATACACCACAAAACCCTTTGCCCAGCTCGAAGAGATGTTACCGGCAACTAAACGATTCAGAAAATCGGATTCCCTGAGACTAACCGCGTATTTCGAATCTCTCGCCTTATTGTTTTTTTCCTTCAATATCTCAAAGGCCTTCTTATAATCCTCATCGGCAGGCTGTCTTGAATCAAAGAATTCAAAAGGAATTGCCCATTCGCTGTTCCAATATATATCAAAACTTTTCGAAATGTCCTTCACAATAGGGCCTGCGGCCATTATATCCATATCAGAAAAATTCTGATCTTCCCTTGCCCCGAAATATTCATCGGCAAGGTTCCGTCCTCCTACGATACCGATAGTATTATCAACAACAAACGCCTTATTGTGCATTCTGTGGTTAAGCAGTTTAAAGTTGCCCACAAGGGCGAATAAACGGGGAAATCCTTTACGCCGATCCGGAACAGGGTTGAAGAGGCGTATCTCAATGTTGGGATGGTTGTTGAGCAACCACAACTGGGAATCATTGAGCCCCGTACCGAGATCATCAAAAAGCAGCCGTACCCTGACTCCACGGTCTGCGGCACGGATCAGCCTCTCCATGAGAACGCTAACGGTAAGGTCATCGTTGACAATGTAATACTGAAGATCAAGGGTGCGCTCGGCGGCCTCAACGAGAAGAGCCCGGGCAATAAACGCATCAATATCTGACGGCAATATGTAAAAACCGGACTCACCGGGATGCTTCTCCGCTTTCAGAGCCACAGTCTTTCCAAGTTTTGTTTCATCCCGGATTTCAACAGCATAGGATGGAACCTTCGGGATATCCTTCGGCAATGAAGCACAACCCGTCATTAAGATGGCGATGATAATAAGTGTTAGATAACGGAACATATTCATATTAAAATAACAAATATTTCATTCGGAATAAACAGAATTATGCTCTGTGTCAACACAATCTCTTTCTCCTTGCATAATTCTATTATTTAATCTCGTGTATCTTCATAAAATTTGTCTTACCCGATATTGAAGGCGGGAGGCTTGCCACTATGACAATCCTGTCTCCGGACTTCGCGTACCCCGACCGGACAAGGGCAGATTCTACTTCATTGACGAGTTGGTCGGTATTTTCCATATTTCTGACCATATAAGGGATAACACCCCAGTAGATAGGCATCCGCCTCACAACCTGCTCATCGGGTGATAATGCAACGATGGGTGTTGCCGGTCTGAATTTGGAAATCAAGCGCGCAGTGAATCCTGACTTTGTAAAGGCCACAATCCATCTGGCCCCTGTTTCTTCTGCGGCCCGGGATGCTGCATGGGCAATCGCCCTGGGCAGTTCAGACCCTTCCGGCTTCAAAATATCCTTTTGCCTTTTGTGCGCAGCAGATTGCGTTGGCATAGCAGTCTCCGTATAGGAGATGATCCTGTCCATCACTCTTACGGCTTCTATGGGGTATTTTCCTGCTGAAGTCTCTCCGGAGAGCATCAGGGCATCCGTTCCGTCAATCACCGCATTGGCCACATCAGTGGATTCCGCCCGTGTTGGTCTTGAATGCTGGGTCATCGACTCGAGCATCTGCGTCGCAGTAATAACGATTCGCCCGTTCATGTTCGCCTTTTCTATGAGCATCTTCTGAAACATGGGGACTTCTTCAAGGGGCATCTCTACCCCCAGATCGCCTCTCGCAACCATGATTCCATCCACCTCTTCCAGTATGCCGTCAATATTGTGTATCGCCTCTTCCTTTTCAATCTTTGCAATGAGGGGGATCTGCGCGCCTCTTTTTGAGAGCCACTTTTTTACGGTCTTTACGTCCGTCGCGGTTCTCACGAAAGAGAGGGCAACATAATCAACATCCATTGTGATGCCGAACTCCAGGTCTTTCTTGTCCTTCTCGGTAAAAAATGGAGCGCTGATCTTCATATGCGGCAGATTAACACCCTTGTGTTCTTTTAATATCCCGCCTTCAATTACCGTGGCGCCCAGGGCATCCTTATCTTTTTTTGTAACTTCGAGCTTCATGAGACCATCATCAAGCAGGATAAAATCCCCAACCTTTGCATCATCTATCAGCCAGGGGTAATCGATGAATATCCTTTTGCCGTCCCCTTCCTCATCACCTTTCAGTATGGTAAGTCCGGCGCCTTTTTCAAGTTTAACCTTCTCTCCTTTGAGCCGCCCTACCCTTATCTTGATGCCCTGAAGGTCCTGGAGGATGGAGACCTCTTTTTTCAGCCTTTTGGATACCTTTCTGATCCTTTTAATCACTTCACCATGGCTCGCATGATCACCATGTGAAAAATTCAACCTCGCCACATCCATACCGCTGGTAATGAGCGCCTCAAGCTGCTTTTCGCTGCTCGTCACCGGCCCTATGGTACACACTATTTTTGCCCTTCTCATAACGCCTCCTTTTAAAATTCTAATCCATTTATGCTACATCAACTAAATGGATTTTATCCTTCCAGCGTTCCTTTGCCTTCTCCTTAATCCTGTTCAACTCATGGACGGTCATTTTCCCCATTGCTTCGTCTGCAATCTCTCTGGCATGTATCATAATATTTACGTCACGCACAACATCCCCCACTCTGAAATCGGGGATGCCGGATTGCCTTGACCCCAACATCTCGCCCGGCCCCCGCATCTTCATATCCTCTTCAGCGATCTTGAAACCGTCCGATGTGCTCTCCATCACCTTTAATCTCTTTGTCGCTACATCTGTCCTTTTCGTAGATGTGATGAGGATGCATTTTGATGCGTGGATACCTCTCCCGACCCTCCCCCTCAACTGATGGAGCTGGGATAGCCCGAACCGTTCTGCGTGTTCTATCACAATCATCGTGGCATTAGGCACATCAATGCCAACCTCGATGACCGTCGTACACACAAGGATGTCAATCTCATTGTTTTTGAA from Pseudomonadota bacterium includes:
- a CDS encoding EAL domain-containing protein; its protein translation is MYRSWQEGINRILGLVLEPVPFDEKLKRITDGVVETFGADFCRIWIIGKGDLCSAGCMHAEALEEPHVCRYRDKCLYLKASSGRYTHIDGKVHRRVPFGTYKIGRIASGEEIRFLTNNVQRDPRVHDNEWAKNLGLVAFAGYQLRPQDGETLGVLALFAKFEISPDMDATLEGLSEAIALVIQKDIAERALAESEWALIQIKKAVESSGEAIGMANPQGSHFYQNKAFLDLFEYSVEELNKPLEPIVTYADPEVGREVFETIMQGSPWVGETIMVAKGGRRFPVFLRADAVKDDNGNIIGLIGIHTDITERKQAEEALQKSEEKYRYLVDNMNDGIYIIDEKGTILFANNALASIHGFDSPDKLLNKCFIEFVEPSARKEILKSYKNGIQSGKMFNEIEIPIISVDGSMVYVLIRPFIIRDGERITSTGGIVRDITERRRAEEALHRSETKFRTLYDSSSDAVMLLDEKGFFDCNKATLAIFGCATQEEFSSKHPAILSPPQQPCGTDSMVLANQMIATAMEKGSIRFEWTHKRNDTGETFPAEVLLTAMELDGKQVVQAVVRDITERKHTEDRIQYLATHDVLTGLPNRSMFSQLLNHAIQAAQRYQRQFAVLFIDLDRFKIINDTLGHEAGDQLLQEIATRLKQPLRAVDIVGRLGGDEFIILIEEVNELSQVTIVANKILTSIIKPITLMGQKCRITASIGICMYPKDAEDEQSLMKNADIAMYLAKEEGKNNYQFYSEDIQSKSLERLSIETNLRFALERNELSLHYQAKVDFKTNAITGVEALLRWQNPYLGSVTPTQFIPVAEETGLIMSMGRWVLKTACAQNVAWQQQGLPAVCMAVNLSLRQLTDDNLINDIGAALKDSGMAPNLLELEITESMVMHNPAHMISVLAKIKSMGVRLAIDDFGTGYSSLAQIKHFPIDTLKVDRSFIRNIPKDAEDRAITEAIIAMGKTLSLTVVAEGVETVEQMNFLKEHSCDEMQGYYFSKPIVPEQFADLLRKHAPSPLK
- a CDS encoding phospholipase D family protein, whose product is MFRYLTLIIIAILMTGCASLPKDIPKVPSYAVEIRDETKLGKTVALKAEKHPGESGFYILPSDIDAFIARALLVEAAERTLDLQYYIVNDDLTVSVLMERLIRAADRGVRVRLLFDDLGTGLNDSQLWLLNNHPNIEIRLFNPVPDRRKGFPRLFALVGNFKLLNHRMHNKAFVVDNTIGIVGGRNLADEYFGAREDQNFSDMDIMAAGPIVKDISKSFDIYWNSEWAIPFEFFDSRQPADEDYKKAFEILKEKNNKARDSKYAVSLRESDFLNRLVAGNISSSWAKGFVVYDLPEKITDDDHTNSAVYLGTQLFSLIKDVKSEVILISPYFVPGKTGVEFYGKLQESGIQVRIGTNSLASTDVVSVHSGYARYRKSLLEKGVEIYEMKPETGDKEKEGRRRFIGSSRGSLHAKIYIFDGKSVFVGSRNLDARSKQTNTEIGIYVESPEIAEQARKFFENGSLPQYSYKVTLSDNSSLIWKTEENGKEVVYTHDPMTSIWRRLSVQFMSIFVPESFL
- the pyk gene encoding pyruvate kinase gives rise to the protein MRRAKIVCTIGPVTSSEKQLEALITSGMDVARLNFSHGDHASHGEVIKRIRKVSKRLKKEVSILQDLQGIKIRVGRLKGEKVKLEKGAGLTILKGDEEGDGKRIFIDYPWLIDDAKVGDFILLDDGLMKLEVTKKDKDALGATVIEGGILKEHKGVNLPHMKISAPFFTEKDKKDLEFGITMDVDYVALSFVRTATDVKTVKKWLSKRGAQIPLIAKIEKEEAIHNIDGILEEVDGIMVARGDLGVEMPLEEVPMFQKMLIEKANMNGRIVITATQMLESMTQHSRPTRAESTDVANAVIDGTDALMLSGETSAGKYPIEAVRVMDRIISYTETAMPTQSAAHKRQKDILKPEGSELPRAIAHAASRAAEETGARWIVAFTKSGFTARLISKFRPATPIVALSPDEQVVRRMPIYWGVIPYMVRNMENTDQLVNEVESALVRSGYAKSGDRIVIVASLPPSISGKTNFMKIHEIK